The sequence below is a genomic window from Fibrobacter sp..
TATGATTTCCGTCAGTTCCGCAATGCGGTTACCGAAGCCACCAGGCAGGGCCGTACCTGGTGCCGCACCACCTGTGGCGAAAAGAATGCGGTCACAGGCAAAACTAATACTTTCTACCGCATCGCCTTCCAGGCAAATTCCTGCTCCTCTCTGGGCGAGTCCGGCCTTGAAATCGTGAAGGAAAGCGACAATCTTCAGTCCTGGAGCAACTGGATTACCATCAAGGGCAACAAGAGCTTGATCGGTATGGGCCGTGGCGCAAACCTTCGCGGCGCATCCCTCAATAACCGCTGGAATGAAGGCGGCCACAATAACATCTATCGCAATCTGGCCATCTATGATGTGAACCCGCACCTGATTGAAGCGGGCGACGGCCTGGAAACTAGCGGCGACAAGGATCACCACATCAAGAACTTCTGGGCAGACCATATTAGCTACAAGTGGATTTCTGATGGCATGGATATGGAATTCGTGGATAACGCAACCATTAGCTATACCGATCTGGATGGTGCCAACGAATACAACTGCTGGGGCACCGACCCTTACATGGCCCTTGTGGAAGACGCTCACTTGACTTACGCCAACAACTACTGGCACAATTCTTATGGCCGCGTTCCCAAGGTTACTGGCGAAACTAACGGCTCCCAGGTGCATATCTACAATCAGCTGGTGGACGGCAACCGCTTCTTCATCGCTGGCGCCAATGGCCATAGCTCTACGGCCAAGGCTTATGTCCGCTACGAAAACAGCTACATCAAGAATGGCAACGGCTACCTGGCTGAATGGGGCGACAACGGCTACGTTTATTTCAGTGGTGTTACTTTCGATAATACCAAGCAGCAGCATCGCTACAACGGCACTGTAACACAGGGCGTACCTCAGGCAGCAACATTCAATCCCTCTTACTCTTGGGAAAAGCGTACTGTTGCAAACCTGCCCACGGATCTTCCGAAGCTCACCGGTGTAGGCGGCCGCTACGGTTCCATGCCCTCTTACAACCAGGCTTTCGGCATCAGCAAGAAGGCTGCAGAAGTCAAGCTGAGTGCGCCTGCTGCAAACGCAAAATATGATGCCGGCGCCGCCGTATTGCTCACTGCTGCAAAGAGCGCTGGTGACGGTTCCGTCAAGAGTGTGGATTTCTACATCGGTAACGACAAGGTGGGCTCTGCAACTGCCGCACCGTTCCAGGTAACAGCCTCCGGCCTTTCCGCTGGTGTCTATTCTGCAGTAGCCGTCGTCACTGACAACAACGGCCTTACCCACATGTCTGAATTCGTGACCTTCGAAGTGGTAGGCGAGACTTATCCTGAAATTACTAAGTGCGGTGCTGGTTCCTCTAGCCAGGCAATAAATCTTGGCGAAGCTATCACTGATTTCTGCTACACCTGGACCGGTGCTGAAACCGTAAAGGCTGAGGGCTTCCCCAAGGGCATTACTGCAGATATCGATAACGCGGCCAAGAAGATTTCCATCAGCGGAACTCCTACGGAAGCAGGCGCGTTCTCCTTCAAGGTAAGCGCCACCAGTAACGACTCCACTTTCTCTAAGTCCGGCAAGATTACGGTAACGGATCCCAACGCACCCGCAAGCTCCAGCTCTCAGGAGCCTGCAGAGGAATCCAGCTCCAGCGAAGTGCCGGAAAGTTCCTCCAGCGAATCTGTGGATCCTGAATCTTCTAGCAGCGACGTTACCGCCATCGGCGCCCGTATGCAGCTTTCTACCGAGGCGGAAGCCGGCTTCTACCGCGTCTTTGACATGCAGGGCCGTCCCTTGTTCTCCGGAGAACGCAAGCCGAACAGGATGCCTGCATCCCGCGTGGTTGTGGTGGAATATACCAAGGCAAACGGAATTGCCCTCCGCCGTTACATCCAGACCCGCTAACTTTTTCCTCCAAAAAACACCAAACAAAAGACCGTCCCCGAATGGGGTCGGCCTTTTGTTTACAACATTTCGGCCGTCCCCGAATGGGGTCGGCCTTTTGTTTACAACATTGCGGCCGGTCCCCGAATGGGGTCGGCCTTTTGTTTTCAACATTACGGCTGATCCCCGAATGGGGTCGGCCTTTTGTTTTCAACATTACGGCTGCCCCTGAATGGGGTCGGCCTTTTGTTTATCTAGGAATCGCTCTTTTTTTGATGCTCGTCCAGCATTCGCCTTGCTTGCTTTGCCATCATATCGTTTTCGTTCATGGCAATAACCTTTTCAAGCAAATGAATTCCGTTACTGTATTCAATCTCGTTGTTAACGCAGATTTCTCCAAGGGTGAACAAGGCCCTTCTTGCAAGGAAAGCGTCTTTCTCTGTGGAAAGACCCTTTCTTAACAGGATTAGAGCTGCTTCTGGTGCGTTTTTCGCCTTGGCCATTTCACCCCATTCCAGCCATTGCATGCTGGAAACATCAATGTAAAGTGATGGGCTTGCCATTCTTTCGGCAACGCTTTTTACCAGCTTGGTGTCCACGGGAATTTCTTGTAAAAGGGATGTCAATGCCTGGCTTAGGAGGCTTTTGGATTTCTCGAACTGAGTTTCCTTGGCTGCCTTGAAACCTTCTTCCACAAGGGCTCTGGTCTTTGCTTTTCGCTCGGCCATGGGATTCTTGTTGCTGTTGCTCATAAGCCGTTCTCTCAGGGCTTCGGCGTTGATTTCCTTGCGGGTTTTGCGACGAGTCTCAATTTTGACGCCCGCTAAAGCGCCCAGGCCAAAGCAGACCGGTTCTGTAATGGCGACAGATCCGAAAATGCCTGGATTCAGGAACCAGTTAACGAGTACGTCTAGAATCAGTCCCGCGACAGCGATTGCGGTAACAATCTGGCTGGTCAATTCTTTTTTGGGGGCGAATGCTGTTGCACCAAGAATGAAGGCGAGAGTCAGGCTCATGCCCATGTAGCGTTCACCTGCGTAATGATCGAAGAAACTTGTGCTGGCAAAGAAATCTGCAACGACGCCTCCGCAAATGGAAAACAGGGCGATAAACCCGGTAAGCACCGGCAACGACCAGCGTTTCTGCATCCGGATGAAGGCAAATAGGAACAGCGGTGCGAAAATCAAATAGTTAAGAATGTTGGGGCATAAAATCCAGCTGGTCAGGAGTCGTTCATAGTGGGCGTGCTTGGGAACGAAAGCCATGTTGTAACGAGCGAACTGGTCTGTATACTGGATAATCTTTTTTTCCAGGGTGTTTCTAAAGTCTGCTTCCGTAGGGTAGCGGCCATGCTCCTGAATAAAAAGTTCCTTGCCGCCCTGGATTTCCCACCACTGGCGGTATTCCTGCGCCATGGTTTTTACCTGTTCCTTTACAACATAGGAAGGATTTTGGGAAAGGTACTTTTCACGGTAGCTTTGAAATTCTTCTTTCTTCAGCTGAGGAGTCGGCTCCAAACCCACGGAACGGAACTGTTCTTCGCCAGCATCTTGCCACCATTGGTCGAAAGTCTTTTGGATATTCCTTTCGCGATTGTGCTGCTTGATCTGAGGCATGGCTCCGGTGATTCCGTTGAATACGCCAATCCCAATGATTAAGACGAGTACAACAAACTGAGTCGGAGTCAGTCTGCGAATGCCCTTAAAAAGGGTCTTTACTGCGAGCTTGAAAAGTCGTGTGGTGCGGTTTGCTGATTTTGCCATACCGCGAATATATATTCTTTTAATGACGACCGTATTCGTTCAATTGGTTCCAGAGGAAATCTGTATTGACGTCCCTGTAACCAAGGGAATTGACCCTTTCCCTAAGCTTATGAGCCATGGTAAAAAGGTTGGGGCAGTTCTGCATTCGTTCAAAACTGTCGAAGATGGTGAGGTTGTCAATCCACTGAGTCAACTCAGGGAATCTAGAGTCCTGGAAACAGTTCTCTCGACCGTGCTTGAGATATTCCAGATAGCGGTCGGTAATGCGGTAACCGTCTTCGATGAAAATATCCATGGTCTTGGGGAACAGTTTCTTTCCGGTCAGGAATTCATGGATGATGATTCCAAAACTAAAGTAGTCTACGGAGTTGGACAGGTTCTCGCCCATAATGGCCTGTTCCGGCGCACTATAGCAGGGTGTCATCTGGCCGCCATACTCTGTAACGGTTTCGCGCATTTTTGCCTGGGCGTAACCGAAGTCGCATACCAGAATCTTGTGGTTGTTTCTGTGTTCCGGATTTTGGCAAAGCAGTAGGTTCTTGGGCTTTAGATCCTTATGCACAACCTGGTAGTAGTGTAGCTGGCTGATGGTGTTTGCCAGATAGGCAATCTGGGCGATACGGTGAAGGACCTCGTCGTCAGTCAGGTTTGCTTTAAAGGTCTTGTCCAGGGAACATCCCTTGATGAATTCCATTTTCAGGTAGGGGTGCCTGCCTGCAATTCCACCACCCATGCTCTGTACCACGCCTTCGATATTTGTGGCGTGTATCAGGTTGTTGATTCGTATTTCATCCTGGAAGGCGCTAAGCAGTGCGTTTAAACGATGGATACGATCTTTGCCGGGGCGAGCCCAGTACTTGCAAATCTTGACGACAATTTCTTGCTCGGCAAGATGGGCGTTGCTGCCGTTTTGTTCCAGCCAATACTTGGCGCGATAAAGATTGTTTGTGCCTTCAAGGGTCAAAGGCTCGGTGAGTTCGATTCGTCTTACGGAACCATTGTGCAGAAATTCGGGATTCTGGTCAAACCACCTTTGGTATTCCTCCATGGTGTAGTTGGGGCGCAGTGACAGGTTTCTGGAAACCCGATCCAATGTTTCTGCCAAAAGATTTCGAATCATGTCATAAAGATAGCTAATCTGCTTCTATAAAAAAAGAGTCGCAGGCCATAGAAGACCTGCGACGGTTTGAATATAATTTGATTGTAAGTTTTTAAGCGGATTGTTCTTCCAAGGCGGAGGTAATGATCTTGTAGGCGTCGTCTACAGAGTCGCAGAAATGGAACAACTGCAGGTCTTCCTTGTTGATCATGCCGGTTTCTGCCAGGTATTCCCAGTTGACCACCTTCTTCCAGAATTCAGAACCGAATACGATCACAGGCATTTTCTGGGCGTACTTGTTGGTCTGAATCAAGGTGAGCATTTCGAACATTTCGTCAAGGGTGCCGAAACCGCCGGGGAATACGACCAGGGCACGAGCCATCTTTAGGAACCAGTACTTACGAACGAAGAAATAACGGAACTGGAGGTTCAGTTCATCGTCGATATAGGGATTCGGATGCTGTTCGAAGGGCAGCTTGATGTTCAAGCCGATAGAAGGGGTGCCTACGTCACTTGCGCCACGGTTGCCGGCTTCCATAATGCCAGGGCCGCCACCGGTCATGACTGCGAAGCCGTCTTTGCGCTTATTGGCCCACTTGCCGAGCTTTGCCCCCAGTTCTCTGGCGGCATCGTAGTATTCGGCTACCAGCGACAGGGACTTGAGACGGGCCAGTTCCTTCTTGTTCTTGCAACCCTTCATGCGCTTCTTGATTTCGCTCATGGGGAGTGTACGTGCGGAACCAAAGAAAACGATGGTGTTCTTGACGTCTTCCTGGTTGAAAACTTGGCTAGGACCGATAAATTCAGACAAAATGCGAAGGGGACGGCCTGCGTCACTATTCATAAATTCTGCATTATGGTACATCATCTGCCCGATTTGGGGCTTAATCATCTTCTTGGTTGCCATAATAGACTCCTTTTCAAAGGGTTACGAAATTAAAATACTATCAAATTTTAATTAAACAACAAAAAAATGATTATTTAATCGTTAATTTTGAATTTGTCTCTAGGTTGGAGGTTAAAAAACTTTATATTTAAGACATGCTCGTAAAAATTTGGACTGACAGTTTTATCATTACCGGCGAAATCGACACCCTTCGTGACGAACGCCTTACGGATTACATCCGCGAAAACAAGGACTTTATCGCCGTGACCCAGGTCAAGGTTAGCGACCGTAACGAAAAGGACCTGTTCCGTACACACTTCCTTAACGTGAGCACTAGCCATATCGAAATTATTCTGCCTGCGGAGTAATAGACCGCCAAGGCATATGTAGGGGCCGGTTAAACGCCTGCTCCCTTGATAGATAAAAAAAGCCGCCCCGAATGGAGCGGCTAAAATTGTTGGAATGTGATTCCTGATTACATGAAGAACCAGCCAACCATGATTCCGGTCTTGAGACCGATGTCAAGGCGGGAGAAGTCGATGTCGCTTTCGCTCCAGCTCTTGTAGTTGAATGCGAGGCCGACCTTGCCGTTCAGGTAGAGGTTCTTTGCCAGGTTGGCGCGGAAACCGCCCAGAATGTTGAAGTCGATCTGGCTGTTGTCTTCACCCCAGCTGGAGTAGAGGAATTCGCCGCCCACAGAGATCGGCAAGAGCTTTTCTGTTACGAAATAGTCGAAACCGACACCAATCTGGAGCTGGGTGTAGTCGTCGCCAGCCTTGACTTCGACACCGTTGGCTTCGGCGGAGGTTTCACCACCAAGGAACAGACCCAAGATAAGGCTGAGTTCCATGTCCGGAGCCAGCTTGTAGGTGATGTAGAATTTCTGGGAAGCGTTGTTGTCGAGAGCGTCAATCAGATCCAGCTGGAAGCCGAACTTGCCGTCGCCAGCGTTGGTAGCAACACGGGGCTTGCTTTCCTTCTTCTTTTCGGGCTTGGCGGGAGCTTCATCTTCCTCCTCTTCCTCCTCTTCTTCTTCGTCGGCAGCCTTCTTTTCAACCTTGGCAGGGGCGTCGTCTTCTTCGTATTCTTCTTCGTCGTCCTGGGCGTAGCCGTAGCTTGCCAGAGCCAGGGAGGTCATAAGAGCCAAAAACATTTTCTTCATAAGTAACTCCTTAAATTTTGCTTTTGAATATACTTAAAAATTGGATTTTCTTCATAAAGTTTTTTATTTGCAATAAAAAAAACATACCCATAGGTATGTTTTTTTTGAAAAAAAGAGCGAAAATAGCCCTTCTTGAAAAGATTACCCTAAGGTTCCAAACAAGTTAAAAATCCATGGCTATTTTCTTTATCAGGAATTTCCTAGTCTCATCATCGACTTTCTTGGGGTCGTATTCCTTGCCAAGAAGACCAGCATAAATGCTGAACGGGCTTGCCGTTCCGCCTTGGTCGTTGCATTTGGCCTTTACAAGGATTGTCTTTCCCTGAATTTGCAGGTCAAGGATGTGCTCGTTCAAGTTGATTTCCTGACCGCGATGGTTCAGTACTACAGGCAGGGTCTTTGCTCTGAACATTTCACGGATGCTCTGAGCTTGTTCGTCAGACATGTCGTCGGCAGTATAGCTATAGACCATGGACTTGGGGAAATGCTTTGAAAGCTTGTCCTGCAAGGGCTCGATGTTTACGATTTCCATGCCGCGGGGGAATGGGGCGGAAAGCTTCTTCATGGTCTCGGGAAGACCTGCCGGGGAAATGTCCAGGGGCTTCAGAAGTTCCACGCTGATGATTTCGCAGTAGGTTTCAAGACCCAGGGGCAATGCGCCCATATTCACGATACGGGGCTTGGGGCTAAAGCCTTCGCTGAACTTGATGGGAATGCCTGCACACAGGAAGGTGCGTTCGAAGAAGCTCAGCATGTTGTGATGGGGCAGGAAGCGGCTGAGGCCAGTCTTCTTGAAAGTAATCTTGTAGCTGAAGCAGTCCTTTTGCTTGGGGCGGCGTTCTGCCACCAGCTTCTTGATTTCTTCGGGGGTACGGCTAGGTGCAGCATGTCGCACCGGATTGTCTGCCAAATGGATTTCTGCACCAAAGCCAGGAATGCCGCACTTCTGGCAGTCGCCCCACTTGCAGTTGGGAACGGGGGCAGAGTTTGGATCGAAGGCCTTTTCCCATTCGCGGCGCAGGTATTGTTTGGTGGTTCCTGCGTGAATGAAATCCCAGGGAAAAACTTCTTCCTTTTCGCGGGTGCGGTAGACCCAGCTGGTGTCGTAGCCGCATTCTTCCCAAACCTGGAGCCATGTGTCGTAATTGAAACGGTAGGCGTCGCTTTCGAAGGTAAGGCCTTTCTTGTAGGCGGCATAAATGACGGGTGCCAAACGACGGTCGCCGCGGCTGTAAATTGCTTCCAGGTGGCTCATTTCCCAGCCGGCCCAGTTCACCTTTACGTTGGGGTGCTTAAAGAAACGCTCGCGAACGAAGCGGATGTGCTTTAACGCGGTTTCCTTGTCCATGAAGGGTGCCCACTGGAGACCTGTAAAGGACTTGGGAATGAGAATGCCCATGGAAACGGCAATCTGGCAGCCTCGCAGGTACTTGCGGCCAATCTTTACCAAGTTCTCGATAAGCTGGCAGAAGGCTTCCATGTCTTCCAAATTTTCGGTGGGGAAGCCGATCATGGTGTACAGCTTAATCTTGTTGAAACCGCTGGAGAAGGCGTGTTCTGCGGCGTTGTACATGTCCTGGTCGCTGATGGTCTTGTTGATCATCTTGCGGATTCGCTCGGAACCGGTTTCCGGGGCGAAGGTGGCGCTGCGGCCGCCCTTCAATGCAGAAATCTTCTGGGCCAGGGTCTCGCCGAAGGCGTTGACGCGAATGGAGGGGAGGCTTACGTCTACGGTGTCGAAGAACGGGTCGTCGATGATGGAATCCGTAAGGCCTTCCACCGGCTTGTAGTCTGCGGTAGAAAGAGAAAGCAGTCCTAGTTCTCGCTCGCCTGTAGCCTGGATACCTTCCTTGGCGATTTCAAGAACATCGTCGGGATCCAGCTCGCGGCAAGGGCGGTACCAGACGCCAGCCTGGCAGAAACGGCAGCCTTGGGCGCAGCCGCGCATGACTTCCACGCTGAAGCGGTTGTGGACCAGCTGCATATTGCCGATGAGGTTCTTGGTGGGGTAGTTCTTGCGGTCCATGACCGGGATGAACTGGCGGCGTACTCCGCTTGTCTTTTCGTAAGTGCCGGAGGCTGGCTCTGCGGGCACGATGTCGCCGAATTCGTTTGTCACGACGGGGCGCAGGCTTGGTATGTAAACGCCGTCAATCTTTGAGAGGTTCTCGAGAATCTGCTTACGCTTAAGCCCTGCCTTGCGGCCTTCGCCCACGCAGCGCAGGAACTTCACGATCATATCTTCGCCGTCGCCAATCATGAAGGCGTCGAAGAAGTCTGCCACCGGTTCGGGGTTTGCCATGGCGGGGCCGCCGGCAACCACAATGGGGTCTTCTTCCTTACGGTCTCTGTTCCAGGTGCAAACTCGAGCCAGGTCCAAAACATAGGGCACGTTGGTGAAGTTCAGTTCCGTCTGAAGGGTCATCCCCAGCACTTCAAAGTCCCTGATGGGGGTGTAGCTGGCGTAGCTGTACAGGGGAATGTCGTATTTCTCCATCTCCCTCGCCATGTCTTCCCAGGGGGCAAAGCTTACTTCGCACAGCAGGTCCGGTTCACGATTGATTACGTGATACAGAATGCGGATGCCGTTGTTGCTCATGCCGATTTCGTACTTGTCGGGGAATACAAATGCCATGCGACAAAGCATTTGACTGTGGTCCTTTACCACACTGTTGGCTTCACCACCCATGTAGCGGGCGGGGGATTCAACGGCGGGAAGGGCTAGGGCGATTTTCTCGAGAATTGTCATGGAGGTAAATGTAGTTATTTAAAAATGCCTTCAGTTTGGAAATTGATGATAATCACTTTGAATATTTTTAAGTAAATTATAGCTATGTCTATGTTTACCTACATTGTGTGGCTGATCGCTTTTGTGGCAGGCGTCGCTGTCTCCTATTTTGTGCCCGAAACAATCATCTCCTTGGGCGGCAAGTTCCTGTTCATAGGAACGTGGGGCGCCGTTCTTGGCTTCGTGTTTTACAATATCTGCAAGAAGCGTATCGAGAATGCAGAAGCAGAATACATGGAAAACTTGAACAATTTCAAGGGCAAGATGGATGCGACCTCTGGCCTCCAGATTATCGATCACGCACCCTTGATGGAAGAGGAACCTAAAAAAGAAGAACCTGTTCCCCAGCCTTTGCCCAAGGGCACGATTTCTGCAAAGGAAGCCATCGAAAAGATGACCGAAGAAGCGATTCGTGTCGGATTCCCGTTAGACGCCTGGAAGTCCTTTGCAAAGTCCATGGTCAAGAATCGCCCCTTTGTAGAAGTGCTCAAGAATCTTGAAACATTGCTGCCGGAGCTTTTCCCCAAGGCGTCCGGTGTCCTTTACATGTATGCCGATACTCAAACAGATCTGCACAAGGTCCTTTCGTTCGGAGACAAGGTCATTAGCGACGATGTAATCCATCCGGGCGAATGTGCCAGCTACGATGCGGGCGATGTTGTTGTTTCCGATTTTTCCAAGCCAAACCTGTCCGGAGGCTGCACCCACCTGCATCACCACCCCCAGGGCGTTACCTTCTGTATGCCGGTCGAAGGCTTTGAGGAACATTTTGGAATCCTTACGGTTCAGACAGATGTGCTGCCAGACAACGAGTCAGAAGCAGATTGGCACGCCAAGGTCAGCCTCGTGGGAACAAGCTTCGGCCTGTACGTGGCTAACCAGAACTTGAACGTTCGTTACAAGACCCACAGCATTCGTGACGATCTTACGGGCATGTTCAATCGTCGTTATATGGAGGAAACCTTGAATCGAGAGGTTTCTGCGGCAGCCCGCCATAACACGCCCATTGGTCTCATTATGCTCTATCCCGATGCGGTCGGAGAAATTGCCAGCACCCGTGGAACCCATGCGGTAGATCAGTTGCTATGGGAATTGGGCCAGAGGCTTCCGGGGTATATCCGTAACGAGGATATTCCGTGCCGTTTTGATGGCGAGGTTTTCTGCGTCATCCTTCCGGGGGCCGATCTTAAGATTACCAGTCAGCGTGCCGAAAAGATTAGGAATGAAATTTCCCAGTTGCAGATTGCCTATGGCGAGTCCGTTCTTTCTACAACACTTAGCATGGGCGTGTCCGTGATGCCCGATCATGCTTCCGACGCTTCTGGCTTGCTTTATGCGGCTCATGAATCCATGCGTTTTGCTATCCAGTCTGGAGCAAACCGAGTGATTCTTGCCGATGC
It includes:
- a CDS encoding Ig-like domain-containing protein, translated to MKSVMGKMVAGMVLAGTFGVSQAAVSVSEVVTLPGDVNLGGGDKVGSQLIAATYNAGKGPGVWIVADGGYRLYHNGSLLAEDNQAGRVRFIPMTLLPGENAFSVVGVNGAGAPGVMVQIDDLDRSYYSGGDWKAKPSVGNTSWKNKGRDLSQWGSATTLTYANTKMPSGAALNGFAPNTQSKWIWTGSESDKNAILLFNLNVKAEGFGAVTTGGDKGNIVIAKDSAEVRKYLQSNDAVTILVPEGTYDFRQFRNAVTEATRQGRTWCRTTCGEKNAVTGKTNTFYRIAFQANSCSSLGESGLEIVKESDNLQSWSNWITIKGNKSLIGMGRGANLRGASLNNRWNEGGHNNIYRNLAIYDVNPHLIEAGDGLETSGDKDHHIKNFWADHISYKWISDGMDMEFVDNATISYTDLDGANEYNCWGTDPYMALVEDAHLTYANNYWHNSYGRVPKVTGETNGSQVHIYNQLVDGNRFFIAGANGHSSTAKAYVRYENSYIKNGNGYLAEWGDNGYVYFSGVTFDNTKQQHRYNGTVTQGVPQAATFNPSYSWEKRTVANLPTDLPKLTGVGGRYGSMPSYNQAFGISKKAAEVKLSAPAANAKYDAGAAVLLTAAKSAGDGSVKSVDFYIGNDKVGSATAAPFQVTASGLSAGVYSAVAVVTDNNGLTHMSEFVTFEVVGETYPEITKCGAGSSSQAINLGEAITDFCYTWTGAETVKAEGFPKGITADIDNAAKKISISGTPTEAGAFSFKVSATSNDSTFSKSGKITVTDPNAPASSSSQEPAEESSSSEVPESSSSESVDPESSSSDVTAIGARMQLSTEAEAGFYRVFDMQGRPLFSGERKPNRMPASRVVVVEYTKANGIALRRYIQTR
- a CDS encoding protein kinase, giving the protein MIRNLLAETLDRVSRNLSLRPNYTMEEYQRWFDQNPEFLHNGSVRRIELTEPLTLEGTNNLYRAKYWLEQNGSNAHLAEQEIVVKICKYWARPGKDRIHRLNALLSAFQDEIRINNLIHATNIEGVVQSMGGGIAGRHPYLKMEFIKGCSLDKTFKANLTDDEVLHRIAQIAYLANTISQLHYYQVVHKDLKPKNLLLCQNPEHRNNHKILVCDFGYAQAKMRETVTEYGGQMTPCYSAPEQAIMGENLSNSVDYFSFGIIIHEFLTGKKLFPKTMDIFIEDGYRITDRYLEYLKHGRENCFQDSRFPELTQWIDNLTIFDSFERMQNCPNLFTMAHKLRERVNSLGYRDVNTDFLWNQLNEYGRH
- a CDS encoding TIGR00730 family Rossman fold protein, with the translated sequence MATKKMIKPQIGQMMYHNAEFMNSDAGRPLRILSEFIGPSQVFNQEDVKNTIVFFGSARTLPMSEIKKRMKGCKNKKELARLKSLSLVAEYYDAARELGAKLGKWANKRKDGFAVMTGGGPGIMEAGNRGASDVGTPSIGLNIKLPFEQHPNPYIDDELNLQFRYFFVRKYWFLKMARALVVFPGGFGTLDEMFEMLTLIQTNKYAQKMPVIVFGSEFWKKVVNWEYLAETGMINKEDLQLFHFCDSVDDAYKIITSALEEQSA
- a CDS encoding TIGR03960 family B12-binding radical SAM protein, whose translation is MTILEKIALALPAVESPARYMGGEANSVVKDHSQMLCRMAFVFPDKYEIGMSNNGIRILYHVINREPDLLCEVSFAPWEDMAREMEKYDIPLYSYASYTPIRDFEVLGMTLQTELNFTNVPYVLDLARVCTWNRDRKEEDPIVVAGGPAMANPEPVADFFDAFMIGDGEDMIVKFLRCVGEGRKAGLKRKQILENLSKIDGVYIPSLRPVVTNEFGDIVPAEPASGTYEKTSGVRRQFIPVMDRKNYPTKNLIGNMQLVHNRFSVEVMRGCAQGCRFCQAGVWYRPCRELDPDDVLEIAKEGIQATGERELGLLSLSTADYKPVEGLTDSIIDDPFFDTVDVSLPSIRVNAFGETLAQKISALKGGRSATFAPETGSERIRKMINKTISDQDMYNAAEHAFSSGFNKIKLYTMIGFPTENLEDMEAFCQLIENLVKIGRKYLRGCQIAVSMGILIPKSFTGLQWAPFMDKETALKHIRFVRERFFKHPNVKVNWAGWEMSHLEAIYSRGDRRLAPVIYAAYKKGLTFESDAYRFNYDTWLQVWEECGYDTSWVYRTREKEEVFPWDFIHAGTTKQYLRREWEKAFDPNSAPVPNCKWGDCQKCGIPGFGAEIHLADNPVRHAAPSRTPEEIKKLVAERRPKQKDCFSYKITFKKTGLSRFLPHHNMLSFFERTFLCAGIPIKFSEGFSPKPRIVNMGALPLGLETYCEIISVELLKPLDISPAGLPETMKKLSAPFPRGMEIVNIEPLQDKLSKHFPKSMVYSYTADDMSDEQAQSIREMFRAKTLPVVLNHRGQEINLNEHILDLQIQGKTILVKAKCNDQGGTASPFSIYAGLLGKEYDPKKVDDETRKFLIKKIAMDF
- a CDS encoding GGDEF domain-containing protein, encoding MSMFTYIVWLIAFVAGVAVSYFVPETIISLGGKFLFIGTWGAVLGFVFYNICKKRIENAEAEYMENLNNFKGKMDATSGLQIIDHAPLMEEEPKKEEPVPQPLPKGTISAKEAIEKMTEEAIRVGFPLDAWKSFAKSMVKNRPFVEVLKNLETLLPELFPKASGVLYMYADTQTDLHKVLSFGDKVISDDVIHPGECASYDAGDVVVSDFSKPNLSGGCTHLHHHPQGVTFCMPVEGFEEHFGILTVQTDVLPDNESEADWHAKVSLVGTSFGLYVANQNLNVRYKTHSIRDDLTGMFNRRYMEETLNREVSAAARHNTPIGLIMLYPDAVGEIASTRGTHAVDQLLWELGQRLPGYIRNEDIPCRFDGEVFCVILPGADLKITSQRAEKIRNEISQLQIAYGESVLSTTLSMGVSVMPDHASDASGLLYAAHESMRFAIQSGANRVILADAIMKELQ